One Halostagnicola kamekurae DNA segment encodes these proteins:
- a CDS encoding HAD family hydrolase has product MRDTRTAQSEGAAGAERGSTSEGSCDRSRWEAVFWDIGGVILDLESVRAAHAAFVDELVDRYDLETSRERALETWRSALGEYFRERDGTEFRPARTGYAIAVETLVGTDVPREDWHRVFEAAADDATEPVPGAPETIRRLAARDVHVGVISDVDDAEGKRMLERFGVRSAFDSITTSEEVGRTKPDPAMFETALEKAGTAPDRSLMVGDRYEHDVKGAAEAGLHGVAFGAEDGPAVSYRIEDPREVLEIVDGDSRTL; this is encoded by the coding sequence ATGAGAGACACACGAACGGCACAATCCGAGGGCGCTGCCGGGGCCGAGCGCGGTTCGACGAGCGAGGGCTCGTGCGACCGAAGCCGGTGGGAAGCCGTCTTCTGGGACATCGGCGGCGTCATCCTCGACCTCGAGTCGGTTCGGGCAGCCCACGCCGCGTTCGTCGACGAACTCGTCGACCGCTACGACCTCGAGACGAGTCGGGAGCGGGCGCTCGAGACGTGGCGCTCCGCTCTCGGCGAGTACTTCCGGGAGCGCGACGGCACGGAGTTTCGCCCGGCTCGAACGGGCTACGCGATTGCCGTCGAAACGCTCGTCGGGACGGACGTTCCCCGCGAAGACTGGCACCGCGTTTTCGAAGCGGCCGCAGACGACGCCACCGAACCCGTTCCCGGTGCGCCGGAAACCATCCGTCGACTCGCGGCGCGCGACGTTCACGTCGGCGTCATCAGCGATGTCGACGACGCGGAGGGGAAACGAATGCTCGAACGCTTCGGGGTGCGATCGGCGTTCGACTCGATCACGACCTCCGAGGAGGTCGGGCGGACCAAACCCGATCCGGCGATGTTCGAGACCGCACTCGAGAAAGCGGGGACGGCTCCGGACCGGTCGCTCATGGTCGGCGACAGATACGAACACGACGTGAAAGGGGCCGCCGAAGCGGGCCTGCACGGCGTGGCCTTCGGCGCGGAGGACGGACCGGCCGTCTCCTACCGGATCGAGGACCCTCGCGAGGTGCTCGAGATCGTCGACGGCGACTCGAGAACATTGTAA
- a CDS encoding phosphotransferase family protein: protein MSDEYRERLVDEDALASFLTDHLGQVETYDVRRHLEGHSNETLFVTWGDRELVVRRPPPGDVAETAHDVLREYRVTNAVAYTDIPVPEPLFACEDHDVIGSDFYVMERLEGDVLREDEPERFAAPDARARIGEELVDTLATIHELDYKSVGLGEFGRPTGYTQRQVDRWGQQLMWAFEVTAEEREVPDLYDVGEWLQENVPDDHPHTLVHGDYKLDNVMFGPGETPELIGVFDWEMATLGDPRADLGWMLSYWRDSKDPEPAIPELTTRFMEREGYSSRRELVDRWESQTGYTFEHERFYRALAVYKLAGLGEMFFRRYLEGNSDDPMYPKMEARVPALAARAKRIVDGEEPL from the coding sequence ATGAGTGACGAGTACCGCGAGCGCCTCGTCGACGAGGACGCGCTGGCGTCGTTTCTAACCGACCACCTCGGACAGGTCGAGACGTACGACGTTCGTCGACACCTCGAGGGCCACTCCAACGAGACCCTGTTCGTCACCTGGGGCGATCGAGAACTGGTCGTCCGACGACCGCCTCCGGGCGATGTCGCGGAGACGGCCCACGACGTGCTTCGGGAGTACCGGGTGACCAACGCCGTCGCCTATACTGACATTCCCGTCCCGGAGCCGCTCTTCGCGTGCGAAGACCACGATGTCATCGGGAGCGACTTCTACGTGATGGAGCGCCTCGAGGGCGACGTTCTCCGGGAGGACGAGCCGGAGCGCTTCGCGGCTCCCGACGCTCGAGCGCGGATCGGCGAGGAACTGGTCGACACGCTGGCGACGATCCACGAGTTGGACTACAAATCGGTCGGGCTCGGCGAGTTCGGTCGCCCGACCGGCTACACCCAGCGCCAGGTCGACCGCTGGGGCCAACAACTCATGTGGGCGTTCGAGGTAACCGCGGAGGAACGCGAGGTTCCGGACCTGTACGACGTCGGGGAGTGGCTGCAGGAGAACGTTCCCGACGACCACCCGCACACGCTCGTCCACGGCGACTACAAACTCGACAACGTGATGTTCGGCCCGGGCGAGACCCCGGAGTTGATCGGCGTCTTCGACTGGGAGATGGCCACCCTCGGCGATCCGCGCGCCGATCTGGGCTGGATGCTGTCATACTGGCGCGATTCGAAAGATCCGGAGCCGGCGATTCCGGAGCTGACGACCCGATTTATGGAGCGAGAGGGGTACTCGAGTCGACGCGAACTGGTCGATCGATGGGAGTCACAGACGGGCTATACGTTCGAACACGAGCGGTTCTACCGCGCGCTCGCGGTGTACAAACTCGCGGGCCTCGGTGAGATGTTCTTCCGGCGCTACCTCGAGGGCAACAGCGACGATCCGATGTACCCGAAGATGGAGGCTCGAGTGCCCGCGCTGGCCGCTCGAGCGAAGCGGATCGTCGACGGCGAGGAGCCGCTCTAG
- a CDS encoding Lrp/AsnC family transcriptional regulator: MTEDDPPDWDFKDRDIAILCELADDPQLSSRELTDVLESEYDIEVSHVTVSESIRRMRDEGVFREAIIPNEEYYIFALFEFKFNTEHFAERWQAAMEHIREDKHTLFFFLSDGEYQWKTVMMFRDRQEVSRWIHECYKEYGGVIANIRNSAVHNVLKFQTDPRIYEDLEETSD; this comes from the coding sequence ATGACCGAAGACGATCCGCCCGACTGGGACTTCAAAGACCGCGACATCGCGATTCTCTGCGAACTCGCCGACGACCCGCAGCTCTCCTCGCGAGAACTCACGGACGTGCTCGAGTCGGAGTACGACATCGAGGTCTCACACGTCACCGTCAGCGAATCGATTCGGCGAATGCGCGACGAGGGGGTCTTCCGAGAAGCGATCATCCCCAACGAGGAGTACTACATCTTCGCGCTATTCGAGTTCAAGTTCAACACCGAACACTTCGCCGAGAGGTGGCAGGCGGCGATGGAGCACATCCGCGAGGACAAACACACGCTGTTTTTCTTCCTCTCGGACGGCGAGTACCAGTGGAAGACCGTGATGATGTTTCGCGATCGCCAGGAGGTCTCCCGGTGGATCCACGAGTGTTACAAGGAGTACGGCGGTGTCATCGCCAACATCCGCAACTCGGCGGTCCACAACGTCCTCAAGTTCCAGACCGACCCGCGAATCTACGAGGATCTCGAGGAGACGTCGGACTAA
- a CDS encoding DUF2891 domain-containing protein: MDSITDIEMKRILSGKSDWIGPEFAETLSQHPLASIKTEFPHFAHSMESPEGPERPRQRHPVFYGCYDWHSSVHSHWALIRQLRLFDDHPVAAEITESIDARVTAENVAREVDYFEANESFEKPYGWAWLLHLAAELHLWNSGQAAAWREVIEPLEQKIVSLVESEFLTQDRPFRVGTHQNSAFALHCILDYARTVSNDSLETAVVATATEFFAEDREYPVEYEPLGWDFLSPSLTEADLMRRVYDRPAFVDWVERFLPNLTAAPGRTLLDPIDTESDPDEEIALHFVGLNVSKAWSLAGIADALPGHQYAPILERSAKRHAERGLSQAFTDTYAGSHWLSSFVLYFLTRDEGGIAPE, encoded by the coding sequence ATGGACTCGATTACAGATATCGAGATGAAGCGGATTCTTTCGGGAAAAAGCGATTGGATCGGGCCGGAGTTTGCAGAAACGCTCTCACAGCATCCGCTCGCTTCGATCAAAACGGAGTTCCCTCACTTCGCTCACTCGATGGAGTCCCCGGAAGGACCCGAGCGACCGAGACAGCGCCATCCCGTGTTTTACGGCTGCTACGACTGGCACTCGTCGGTCCATAGCCACTGGGCGCTGATCCGTCAACTTCGACTGTTCGACGATCATCCCGTAGCCGCCGAAATTACGGAGAGTATCGACGCTCGAGTTACCGCCGAGAACGTCGCTCGAGAGGTCGACTATTTCGAGGCGAACGAATCCTTCGAAAAACCGTACGGCTGGGCGTGGTTGCTGCATCTTGCGGCGGAACTGCATCTGTGGAATAGCGGCCAGGCGGCTGCCTGGCGGGAAGTCATCGAACCGCTCGAACAGAAAATCGTCTCCCTCGTCGAATCCGAGTTTCTCACTCAGGACCGTCCGTTCAGAGTCGGAACGCACCAGAATTCCGCGTTCGCCCTCCACTGTATACTCGATTATGCGAGAACGGTTTCGAACGACTCGCTGGAAACTGCGGTCGTAGCTACTGCGACCGAATTCTTCGCCGAAGACCGCGAGTATCCCGTCGAATACGAGCCGCTCGGCTGGGATTTTCTCTCCCCATCGCTTACCGAAGCGGATCTCATGCGGCGCGTGTACGACCGCCCGGCGTTTGTCGACTGGGTCGAACGGTTTCTCCCTAATCTCACCGCCGCGCCCGGGCGAACGCTCCTCGATCCTATCGACACGGAGTCGGACCCCGACGAGGAAATCGCCCTCCATTTCGTCGGATTGAACGTCTCGAAAGCGTGGTCGCTGGCTGGAATCGCAGATGCCCTTCCCGGGCACCAGTACGCGCCCATCCTCGAGCGAAGCGCGAAAAGACACGCCGAGCGCGGGCTATCTCAGGCGTTTACCGACACCTACGCTGGATCACACTGGCTTTCCTCGTTCGTACTCTACTTCCTGACGAGAGACGAGGGCGGGATCGCGCCGGAGTGA
- a CDS encoding ATP-dependent helicase: MDGSALPVDDEHLPFDPSSVEIDDREVFGLLEPAVQEWWLEAFGEYVPENDGFFTPPQVGAIPKIHEGTNTLICAPTGSGKTLASFTAIINELFERDREEEDGLANSVYCLYVSPLKSLANDIHRNLEVPLEGIEEIVEDRGESMGEIRHAIRHGDTSSSDRQKMLEETPHILNTTPETLAILLNSPKFRERLRTVEYVIVDEIHSLAGSKRGTHLSVSLERLEAMSKTEITRIGCSATIEPLSRVAEFLVGYEDADGSDPAKTDSESASDGESGSTGELGSASGDERTPRPYEIVDARFAREFDLRLECPTDDLINTSRDVVQDRFYEQLHEHIQEHTNTLVFTNTRSGAERVLHNLRERFDEYGEENSGCHHGSLSKGVRQEVEGKLKDGELDVVTSSTSLELGIDMPHVDLVVQVGSPKSVAALLQRVGRAGHRVGQTVTGRVIALDRDELLECTVMLKKAEDGFVDSVSIPENAQDVAAQQVYGMAIAEIRPEREIRTILERAYPYRNYSEREYESLMSYLTADYAGMEDRNVYAKIWRDENDPPDGEHHHEEFPVGEPLIGKRGRLARVIYMTNIGTIPDSFTCDVHTRASDEWVGQLDENYLDTLEKGDVFVLGGDHFEYQYRRGSKVYADRTSARPTVPSWYSERLPLSYDLGCEILAFQRELLAHHAEGGSPRVRAWLREFPLGDDCVRAVARLFDHQLRYAGPESVSTENRLTIEVERDREEYERHYYVHSNYGRKVNDGLSRLFAYRCAQEATANVRVAVADNGFVLSMPLNRKIDLEGIVSDLEAEQVRDDLRNAISGTDLLQRYFRINATRALMILKRYKGYEKSASEQQVSSEMLLGFAEDLEEFAVIEETYREILEDKLNVAEIEDIIARIDDGELAIERQLLDSPTPRAFGLATLSASDVVLAEDESAALQSFHEHVLEEIGEESVRGLPTDD; the protein is encoded by the coding sequence ATGGATGGGAGCGCGCTGCCCGTCGACGACGAGCACCTGCCGTTCGATCCCTCGAGCGTCGAGATCGACGACCGGGAGGTGTTCGGCCTGCTCGAGCCGGCCGTTCAGGAGTGGTGGCTCGAGGCGTTCGGCGAGTACGTTCCCGAGAACGACGGCTTCTTCACGCCGCCGCAGGTGGGCGCGATCCCGAAGATACACGAGGGGACGAACACGCTGATCTGTGCGCCCACCGGGTCGGGCAAGACGCTCGCCTCGTTTACCGCGATCATCAACGAACTCTTCGAGCGCGACCGAGAGGAAGAAGACGGGTTAGCCAATTCCGTCTACTGCCTGTACGTCTCGCCGCTGAAGTCCCTCGCCAACGACATCCACCGGAACCTCGAGGTTCCACTCGAGGGGATAGAGGAGATCGTCGAAGACCGCGGCGAGTCGATGGGCGAGATTCGCCACGCGATCCGCCATGGCGACACGTCCTCGAGCGATCGACAGAAGATGCTCGAGGAGACGCCCCACATTCTGAATACGACACCCGAGACGCTCGCTATCTTGCTCAACTCCCCGAAATTCCGCGAGAGGCTTCGAACCGTCGAGTACGTCATCGTCGACGAGATCCACTCGCTCGCGGGGAGCAAGCGCGGCACGCACCTCTCGGTGAGCCTAGAGCGACTCGAGGCGATGAGCAAGACGGAGATCACACGGATCGGCTGTTCGGCGACCATCGAGCCGCTGTCTCGCGTCGCGGAGTTTCTGGTCGGCTACGAGGATGCGGATGGTTCTGATCCAGCCAAGACCGATAGCGAATCGGCATCCGACGGCGAGTCTGGATCGACTGGTGAGTTAGGATCAGCATCCGGCGATGAGCGAACGCCGCGACCCTACGAAATCGTCGACGCCAGATTCGCTCGCGAGTTCGATCTCCGCCTCGAGTGTCCGACCGATGACCTGATCAACACGTCTCGAGACGTCGTACAGGACCGGTTCTACGAGCAGCTTCACGAACACATCCAAGAGCACACCAACACACTCGTGTTCACGAACACGCGATCCGGCGCGGAGCGCGTGCTCCACAACCTGCGCGAGCGCTTCGACGAGTACGGCGAGGAAAACTCCGGCTGCCACCACGGCAGTCTCTCGAAAGGGGTCCGACAGGAGGTCGAAGGGAAGCTCAAGGACGGCGAACTAGACGTGGTCACCTCCTCGACCAGCCTCGAGCTGGGGATCGACATGCCCCACGTCGACCTCGTGGTGCAGGTCGGGTCGCCCAAATCCGTCGCTGCGCTGCTCCAGCGGGTCGGCCGGGCGGGTCACCGCGTCGGTCAGACGGTGACCGGTCGCGTCATCGCGCTGGATCGGGACGAACTCCTCGAGTGTACGGTGATGTTGAAAAAGGCCGAAGACGGCTTCGTCGACTCCGTTTCGATTCCGGAGAACGCCCAGGACGTCGCCGCCCAGCAGGTGTATGGGATGGCGATCGCCGAAATTCGGCCCGAGCGCGAGATTCGAACGATTCTCGAGCGAGCCTACCCGTACCGGAACTACTCCGAGCGCGAGTACGAGTCCCTGATGAGCTACCTGACGGCCGACTACGCCGGGATGGAGGACCGAAACGTCTACGCGAAGATCTGGCGGGACGAGAACGACCCGCCCGACGGCGAGCACCACCACGAGGAGTTCCCCGTCGGCGAGCCCCTGATCGGCAAGCGGGGCCGGCTCGCTCGCGTCATCTACATGACCAACATCGGGACGATTCCCGACTCCTTCACCTGCGACGTCCACACCAGAGCGAGCGACGAGTGGGTCGGCCAACTCGACGAGAACTACCTCGACACCTTGGAGAAGGGCGACGTGTTCGTCCTCGGGGGCGACCACTTCGAGTACCAGTACCGACGCGGCTCGAAGGTCTACGCCGATCGGACGAGCGCCCGCCCGACCGTCCCCTCGTGGTACTCCGAGCGCCTGCCGCTATCCTACGATCTCGGCTGTGAGATCCTCGCGTTCCAGCGGGAACTGCTCGCCCACCACGCCGAGGGCGGCTCGCCGCGGGTCCGGGCGTGGCTCCGGGAGTTTCCGCTGGGCGACGACTGCGTTCGCGCCGTCGCGCGGCTGTTCGACCACCAGCTTCGGTACGCCGGCCCCGAGAGCGTGAGCACCGAGAACCGACTCACTATCGAGGTCGAACGCGACCGAGAGGAGTACGAACGCCACTACTACGTCCATTCGAACTACGGCCGAAAGGTGAACGACGGGCTCTCCCGGCTGTTCGCCTACCGCTGTGCACAGGAGGCGACCGCGAACGTCCGCGTCGCCGTCGCCGACAACGGGTTCGTCCTCTCGATGCCGCTCAACCGGAAGATCGACCTCGAGGGAATCGTCTCGGACCTCGAGGCCGAACAGGTCCGGGATGACCTCCGGAACGCCATCTCCGGAACCGACCTGCTCCAGCGGTACTTCCGGATCAACGCGACGCGAGCCCTGATGATCCTCAAGCGCTACAAGGGCTACGAGAAATCGGCCAGCGAACAGCAGGTCTCGAGCGAGATGCTGCTGGGCTTCGCGGAGGATCTCGAGGAGTTCGCCGTGATCGAGGAGACCTACCGGGAGATCCTCGAAGACAAACTGAACGTCGCCGAAATCGAGGACATCATCGCGCGCATCGACGACGGCGAACTGGCGATCGAACGCCAACTGCTGGACTCGCCCACCCCTCGAGCGTTCGGCCTCGCGACGCTCTCTGCGAGCGACGTCGTCCTCGCCGAAGACGAGAGCGCCGCCTTACAGAGCTTCCACGAGCACGTCCTCGAGGAAATCGGCGAGGAGTCGGTTCGCGGGCTTCCGACGGACGACTGA
- a CDS encoding M48 family metallopeptidase: MRLTQPAGLATRAVIAVGISGIALTGSLAVVLVLVLTLTIAISASLSDFLEFAHILPPRVIWPLIWLAAAVGGVVWLARVIKQAIRNERTELFERTTPISDAPVDDRSAIQSAVGRFSRQVDIPEPAVRIDPTETPLAFTMYRPVDPLSRADHGEMPTIIISRGLIDTLSQREVSAVLAHETAHIGNDDLRLVTAALVPLIAAETLTEDIGYTSNIFEVCGHLLSFVALVGIGVFSRGREMAADRGAVAITGDPAALATALEKIDDSSPAKPVSDLREHVRSTNAINIVPTLGTESVKSGLRSTHPSLEARIEQLRSLAAD, translated from the coding sequence GTGCGACTCACTCAACCCGCCGGCCTCGCAACGCGCGCAGTAATCGCGGTGGGTATCAGTGGGATAGCCCTCACCGGCAGTCTCGCCGTCGTTTTGGTTCTAGTTCTCACCCTTACGATTGCTATCTCTGCCTCTCTATCAGACTTCCTCGAGTTCGCTCATATTCTTCCGCCGCGAGTGATATGGCCACTCATCTGGTTGGCCGCAGCTGTCGGTGGAGTCGTCTGGCTCGCTCGAGTTATTAAACAGGCGATTCGGAACGAACGCACTGAGCTGTTTGAAAGGACGACGCCCATCTCGGACGCACCGGTAGATGACCGGTCGGCCATCCAGTCTGCAGTCGGTCGATTTTCGAGACAGGTCGATATCCCCGAGCCAGCGGTTCGTATCGATCCAACAGAGACGCCGCTCGCATTTACAATGTATCGTCCGGTCGACCCGCTCAGTAGAGCTGACCACGGTGAGATGCCGACGATCATCATCTCGAGAGGTCTTATCGACACACTCTCCCAGAGGGAGGTTTCAGCCGTTCTCGCACACGAAACCGCACATATTGGTAACGATGATTTGAGATTAGTAACTGCCGCGCTCGTCCCACTCATCGCTGCCGAGACGCTCACAGAAGACATCGGATACACATCAAACATCTTCGAAGTCTGCGGTCATCTCCTCAGCTTCGTCGCACTGGTGGGTATCGGTGTGTTTTCTCGCGGCAGAGAGATGGCCGCTGACCGCGGCGCTGTTGCAATAACTGGCGATCCGGCTGCACTCGCAACAGCACTCGAGAAAATAGACGATTCATCGCCAGCCAAACCGGTTTCGGACCTTCGAGAGCACGTTCGATCGACGAATGCGATAAATATAGTGCCGACGCTCGGGACCGAGTCAGTAAAATCAGGCCTTCGTTCAACGCACCCATCGCTCGAGGCCCGTATTGAACAACTCCGGTCGCTGGCAGCCGACTAA
- a CDS encoding NAD(P)H-hydrate dehydratase produces the protein MITGERMAAVDENAAALGVTQKQLMESSGNAVARAVRNAAEPDSSVAIVAGRGNNGGDAFVAARFLEAYDCTTILLGRPSAIGTEIARENWDALENADVRTVTDSSSFELPECDVVVDAMLGTGISGELREPAATAARAINDSDATVIAVDVPSGFDADAAVDGDGGVTAAHAENGVEADRVVTFHDEKPGLEELSADVTVADIGIPAAAERYVGPGDLRAARPDGRTGRAFVIGGGPYTGAPALAAQAALRSGMELSFVSAPDAVAGEIQSYAEDLIVQPYDGDRLVPEQVDGLVETAERHDDVVILGPGLGTADETLEAARQFLESYTGPAVIDADALGVVPDLETEATLVCTPNRRELARMGGPDTDDLAAAADELEEFAADLGHVVLAKGVDDVATDGERTRICRAGTPGMAVGGTGDLLAGIVAGLLEHAGPLEAATAGAYVNGRAGERGAERMGQGFLASDLLEEVPAVLWGEADEDE, from the coding sequence ATGATCACAGGCGAGCGAATGGCCGCCGTCGACGAGAACGCGGCGGCGCTTGGCGTCACCCAGAAACAGCTGATGGAGTCGAGCGGCAACGCCGTCGCGAGGGCGGTCCGGAACGCCGCGGAACCGGACTCGAGCGTCGCGATCGTCGCCGGGCGCGGGAACAACGGCGGCGACGCGTTCGTCGCCGCCCGGTTTCTCGAGGCCTACGACTGCACGACGATCCTCCTCGGCCGGCCGTCGGCGATCGGGACGGAAATCGCCAGAGAGAACTGGGACGCGCTCGAGAACGCGGACGTGCGAACGGTGACGGATTCGAGTTCGTTCGAACTCCCGGAGTGTGACGTTGTCGTCGACGCGATGCTCGGAACCGGAATCAGCGGCGAGCTTCGGGAACCGGCGGCGACCGCCGCGCGGGCGATCAACGACAGCGACGCGACCGTGATCGCGGTCGACGTTCCGTCCGGATTCGACGCCGATGCGGCGGTCGACGGCGACGGCGGAGTCACCGCTGCGCACGCCGAAAACGGCGTCGAAGCCGATCGCGTCGTCACCTTCCACGACGAAAAGCCCGGCCTCGAGGAGCTCTCGGCCGACGTTACCGTCGCGGACATCGGCATTCCGGCGGCCGCCGAACGCTACGTCGGGCCGGGCGACCTCCGCGCCGCGCGACCCGACGGGCGAACGGGTCGGGCGTTCGTCATCGGCGGCGGCCCCTACACCGGGGCTCCGGCGCTGGCCGCCCAGGCCGCCCTCCGGAGCGGGATGGAACTCTCGTTCGTCTCGGCACCGGATGCGGTCGCGGGCGAAATCCAATCCTATGCAGAGGACCTGATCGTCCAGCCCTACGACGGCGACCGGCTGGTTCCCGAGCAGGTCGACGGCCTCGTCGAGACCGCAGAGCGTCACGACGACGTGGTGATCCTCGGACCCGGGCTCGGAACCGCAGACGAGACGCTCGAGGCCGCACGCCAGTTTCTCGAGTCCTACACCGGCCCGGCGGTGATCGACGCGGACGCGCTCGGAGTCGTGCCCGACCTCGAGACCGAGGCGACGCTGGTCTGTACACCGAACCGGCGGGAACTGGCGCGAATGGGCGGCCCTGACACGGACGACCTCGCGGCCGCGGCGGACGAACTCGAGGAATTCGCGGCGGACCTCGGCCACGTCGTCCTCGCGAAGGGCGTCGACGACGTGGCGACCGACGGCGAGCGAACCAGGATTTGCCGTGCGGGGACGCCCGGCATGGCCGTCGGCGGAACGGGCGACCTCCTCGCGGGGATCGTCGCCGGCCTGCTCGAGCACGCGGGGCCGCTCGAGGCCGCGACGGCCGGCGCGTACGTCAACGGGCGAGCCGGCGAACGAGGGGCCGAGCGGATGGGACAGGGATTTCTCGCCTCCGACCTGCTCGAGGAGGTTCCAGCAGTGCTTTGGGGCGAGGCCGACGAGGACGAGTAA
- the moaC gene encoding cyclic pyranopterin monophosphate synthase MoaC yields MSDDHPTTTPDENGGSNTDSSGDAGQLTHTTDDGDVQMVDVGDKPDTSRRAVAAGEIRLQSSTLEAIRDDRVDKGDVLATARIGAIQAVKHTWETIPMCHQIPITNVDTDFSLENDRVALEVAVETTGKTGCEMEALEGVTTGLNVVWDMVKAVEKDEDGQYPATGIENVRVLEKEKRLASE; encoded by the coding sequence ATGAGCGACGATCACCCGACGACCACGCCGGACGAGAACGGCGGGTCGAATACCGATTCCAGCGGCGACGCCGGCCAGCTCACCCACACGACCGACGACGGCGATGTCCAGATGGTCGACGTCGGCGACAAACCCGATACCAGCCGCCGCGCGGTCGCCGCGGGCGAGATTCGCCTCCAATCCTCGACGCTTGAGGCGATCCGCGACGATCGGGTCGACAAGGGCGACGTGCTCGCGACGGCTCGAATCGGCGCGATTCAGGCGGTCAAACACACCTGGGAGACGATCCCGATGTGCCACCAGATCCCGATCACGAACGTCGACACCGACTTTTCGCTCGAGAACGACCGCGTGGCGCTCGAGGTCGCCGTCGAGACGACGGGCAAGACCGGCTGCGAGATGGAAGCGCTCGAGGGCGTCACGACAGGACTCAACGTCGTCTGGGATATGGTCAAAGCCGTCGAGAAAGACGAGGACGGCCAGTATCCGGCGACTGGCATCGAGAACGTGCGAGTGCTCGAGAAGGAAAAGCGACTAGCGTCGGAATAG
- a CDS encoding NAD(P)H-dependent flavin oxidoreductase, with translation MTLQTPLCDALGIERPIVQAPIGSATNPQLAAAVSNAGGLGHLAVTWRDLEETRRVIRRTRERTDNPFAVNLALDDATTILETDDHLEVILDEGVDAVSFSFGSAREYVDRVHEAGAIVFQTVGSATAAREAVTAGVDIVVTQGIEAGGHVQSEVATTVLVPRVADAVGDEVPIVAAGGIGDGRAIAAVLGLGADGAWLGTRFVATEEAAVHDDYQRLLCESDETDTALTTLFDKGWPGMPHRVLENETTERWKRAGEPPTGERPGESEVVATTDAGEPIERYDEALATSDVDGDIEEMALFAGQSVGLTDDVQPAEAVLEELVAEAREAMSQLPKWRE, from the coding sequence ATGACGCTTCAAACGCCGCTCTGTGACGCGCTCGGAATCGAACGACCGATCGTTCAGGCCCCGATCGGGAGTGCGACGAATCCCCAACTGGCTGCCGCCGTTTCGAACGCCGGCGGACTCGGCCACCTTGCGGTCACCTGGCGGGACCTCGAGGAGACGAGACGGGTGATCCGCCGAACTCGCGAGCGGACCGACAACCCGTTCGCAGTCAACCTCGCGCTCGATGACGCGACGACGATTCTCGAGACTGACGACCATCTCGAAGTCATTCTCGACGAGGGCGTCGATGCCGTCTCCTTCTCGTTCGGCAGTGCTCGAGAGTACGTCGATCGGGTTCACGAGGCAGGCGCGATCGTTTTCCAGACTGTGGGGAGCGCAACGGCCGCACGGGAGGCGGTAACCGCCGGCGTCGATATCGTCGTCACACAGGGTATCGAAGCCGGGGGACACGTCCAGAGCGAGGTCGCAACGACGGTGCTCGTGCCTCGAGTCGCGGATGCGGTCGGGGACGAAGTGCCGATCGTTGCCGCAGGTGGGATCGGCGACGGGCGGGCTATCGCGGCCGTCCTCGGGCTCGGCGCTGACGGCGCGTGGCTCGGAACTCGATTCGTTGCGACCGAGGAGGCGGCGGTTCACGACGACTACCAGCGGTTGCTCTGTGAGAGCGACGAAACCGATACCGCTCTGACGACGCTATTCGATAAGGGCTGGCCCGGAATGCCACATCGCGTTTTGGAAAACGAAACGACCGAACGATGGAAGCGAGCAGGAGAGCCCCCGACCGGCGAGCGGCCCGGAGAGTCCGAGGTCGTCGCGACCACCGACGCGGGCGAACCGATCGAGCGATACGACGAAGCGCTTGCAACATCGGATGTGGACGGAGACATCGAGGAGATGGCGCTTTTCGCCGGCCAGAGTGTGGGTCTTACCGACGACGTGCAACCTGCCGAAGCGGTCCTCGAGGAACTCGTCGCCGAAGCACGGGAAGCGATGTCACAGCTCCCGAAGTGGAGAGAATAG